The following nucleotide sequence is from Rhodothermales bacterium.
CGTTGAGGCGCGGCTCGATCTGGCTGACGGTGCGGATTTCGCCGCCGAGGCCTACTTCGCCGATCAGCACCGTCCCGGTGTCGGTGGGAATATCCCGGAACGAGGAGGCGACGGCCAGGATGACGCCGAGGTCCACCGCCGGCTCCTCGAGCCGCACCCCGCCGGCCATGTTCACGAACACATCGTGTGTCGAGAGCCGCAGCCCCTCGCGTTTTTCGAGCACGGCGAGCAGCATCTGGAGCCGGCGCGCCTCGAACCCGGTGGCGTTGCGCTGCGGGGTGTTGTAGGAGGTGGACGTCACCAGCGCCTGGATCTCGACCAGGATCGGGCGGGTGCCTTCGAGGGAGCAGACGACCGTCGATCCGCTGGCCCCGAAGCTCCGCTCGGACAGGAAGATCTCGCTCGGGTTTTTGACCTCCAGCAGCCCGCCGGCGCGCATCTCGAACACCCCGATCTCGTTGGTCGACCCGAACCGGTTCTTCACCGCCCGGAGGATCCGGAAGGCGTGGTGCCGATCCCCCTCGAAATACAATACCGTATCCACCATATGCTCCAACACGCGCGGGCCGGCGATCGAGCCGTCCTTCGTCACGTGCCCCACGATAAACGTCGGGATTTCGTTTTCCTTCGCGAGTTGGAGCAGTGCGGCCGCGCTTTCACGGACCTGGCTGACCGAGCCCGGCGCGCTCTGGACGTCCGGCCGGAAGATCGTCTGGATCGAATCCACCACCATGATGTCCGGCTGCATCTCCTGCACCGCCGCGATGATGCGCTCGACGTTGGTCTCGGCGAAGAGGAAGAAGTTGTCCGACGAAACCCCGAGGCGCTCGGCGCGGAGCTTGACCTGGCGGATGGACTCCTCGCCCGTGACATAGAGCAGCCGGCGGTCCGGCACGTACCGCGCCAATTCGGTCATGAGCGTGCTTTTCCCGATCCCGGGGTCGCCGGCGATGAGCACAAACGACCCCTGCATGATCCCACCGCCCAGCACGCGGTCGAATTCCTGCACGCCTGTCACAATCCGGCTCTCGGAGGTCAGCGCGATGTCCTTCAGCGCCAGCGGCTTCATCGGCCGTTCGGACTTCATCCCCAGCGACGACACCCGCGCCTTGACGGGCGCCTGCGTCATCTCCTCGACAAATGTATTCCAGCCCTCACAGCTCGGGCACTTGCCCAGCCACTGCGGCGCGGTGTGGCCACATTGCTGACAAACGAAGCGGGTTTTGGAACGAGCCATGGGAGACGAGTGCGAAAGGTAAAAGGTAAAAGGCAAAAGGGCGAAAACCGTTGACCCGGGAAGGCTGCCCTGAGGATACGGCGCGGCGGTGACAACATCCCGTCATACGTCCGGCGTAAAGGGGGCGATACAGGAACTAAGTACAGGCTGGATCATATCGGTCCCTTCGTTTTCCAACGCCCGCTGTCCCACGTCCTCCCGGCGTAAATCAGGCCTGAACGGGTTCATGCACCTCATCCCTGGCGTGTCCGAATATGTCGGTTGTTAGCCTCTACATGCTCGATCCGATTCGTGCGCTGGGGCGGTATACCTTGCTGTTGACCCATGCGTTCGAATCGCTGAACGAGTTCCATACGTACCGGAAGAACCTCTTCGATCAGATGGTCAAGATCGGGATCGACTCGCTCCCGATCACGGCGCTTGCGGCGGCGTTCTCCGGGGCTGTGACGACGGTGCAGACGGCCTATCAGCTGGTATCCCCCCTGTTTCCGAAGTCGATCATCGGGTCGATCGTGGCCCCATCGATGATCCTGGAGCTGGGTGCGGTGGTGACGGGATTCATTCTCACGGGCCGCGTGGGGGCCCGCATCGCGGCCGAGTTGGGCACGATGCGGGTGACGGAGCAGATCGACGCGCTCGAGGCGATGGGACTCAACTCGATCGGCTACCTGATCATCCCGCGGGTTCTCGCCGGCGTGCTCATGTTTCCCGTCCTCTACATCGCCGCCGTGCTGGTGGGCGTCGGCGGCGGCATCGCAGTGGCACATCTGGGCGGCTGGGTGCCGGCCGGCGAGTTCGTCAGCGGCGCGCGCGAATTCTTTAATCCGTTCGACCCGGTGTTCGGCATCATCAAGTCCCTCGTATTCGGATTCGTGATTACGTCCATTTCCTGTTACAAAGGCTATTACACCAGCGGCGGCGCGGAAGGCGTCGGGCGTAGCACCACGGAGGCCGCCGTGACGAGTTGCGTGTACATCTTGCTGGCGGACCTGGTGCTGGCCATGACGCTTCTTTAACCTATGATCGAAGCAAAAAACCTGTTCAAGAGCTTCAACGACCGACCGGTGTTGGAAGACGTCAACATGCAGATCGAGGAGGGGGAGACGTTTGCTATCATCGGGCGCTCGGGGTCGGGCAAGAGTGTGCTCATGAAGCACCTCATCGGCCTGCTCAAGCCCGACAGCGGCGAGATCTTGATCGACGGCGTGGACATCAACAAGCTCGACTACCGGGCGCTCCGCACCGTGCGCCGGCAGTTCGGGGTCTTATTCCAGGGCGGGGCGTTATTCGACTCGATGACATCGTTCGAAAACGTCGCCTTTCCGTTGGCGACGTTCACCGACAAGAAGCCGGCGGAGATCGCGCGGGTCGTCCATGAATGCCTGGAGATGGTCGAACTGGAGGACGTGGGTAACAAGATGCCGTCCGAGCTTTCTGGCGGCATGAAGAAACGCGTCGCTCTGGCGCGCGCGATCGCCCTGCGGCCGAAATACATCTTTTATGACGAGCCCAATACCGGGCTCGATCCCGAAACGTCCAATACCATCGATGCCCTCATCAGCGGGCTCTCCGACCGGTTGAACGTAACCAGCATCGTCGTGACACACGACATGCACTCGGTCCTGAGCATCGCGGACCGGGCCGCGTTTATCCACCAGGGGACCATCCGCTGGATAGGGACGGTTGAGGAACTCCATGCGAGCACCGACGATGTGCTGCTCGATTTTGTGAAGGCCCATGAGTACCAGATCGGCGGCCCACGGACGTCGGTCGCGACGAATCCTCCATCCTATTGACCTTTTGACCTGTGAAATATTCGAACGAATTCAAAGTCGGCGCTTCGATCGTCATCAGCGTAGTCGTGTTCATCCTCGGCTCGCGCTTCTTCGATAGCATCCCTCTGTTCAGGGGGACCTACGACCTCTACTCCAGTTTCGAGAATGCCCGCGGGATGGTTACGGGCAACGCCGTCCGCATCAACGGGGTAAGTGTCGGCAGCGTGCAGGATGTGGAGCTCGATCCAGCGACCAACCTGGTAAACATCCGCATCCGGCTCGATTCGAAGATTTCGGTGCCGCAGGGCTCCTATGCCGAAATCACGGGCATCGACGCATTGTCGGCCGTCCAACTCACCATCCACCCCGGCCCCGCCGGCAACCCGCCCATCGAGCCTGAGGGCAGCATCCCCAGCCAGGGGGCATCCGACTTGCTCGCCACGATGTCCGAACGTGCTCCTGTGCTGGTAGAAAGGATAGACAGCGTGCTCGTGGGCCTCAACGCGACGCTGACGGATACCCGCGGCATCATCGAGCCGCAGGGCGACCTCCGCCTCATGCTCACCTCCCTCCGTGGGAGCGCCAACGAACTCGAGCGCCTTATGGTGGCGGAGCGGTCCCGCATCTCGCGGGTCCTGGCGAACGTCGATACCCTGACGGTGACGTTGGGCGACGTCGCCGGCAGCGCGAACGACTCGCTCGCTATCTCCCTGGGCCACCTGAACAACCTCCTCGCCCGCATGGATGGCAACATGGCGCAACTCGAATCCACCATGGCCAGCCTGGATACCATCGTCGGCAAGATCGACCGCGGCGAAGGCACACTCGGGCTCATGATCAACGACCCGTCGCTGTATAACAACCTGGACTCGACGGTGCAAAACATGAATGCGCTGCTGGTGGATTTTAAACAGAACCCGGTGCGCTACATGAAGGCGCTGCGCATCGTAGACCTGTTCTGACCCGCATCTTCAACGCCGATTGCCCGTACGCCCTGCCCATTGCCCCGGCGAGATCCTCATGCCCTCCTACGACGACGCCCTTACGCTGCTACATACCTGGACCCTCAGCGACAGCCTCTGCCGGCATGCCTACGCCGTCGAGGCCTCGCTGGGTGAATACGCCCGACTCCTCGGGGAAGATGAAACGCTGTGGCGTATGACGGGACTGTTGCACGACATGGACTACGAAAAACACCCCACGCCGGCCGAACATCCGTTTGTAGGCGTGGAGGTCCTGCGCAACGCTGGGTATCCCGAGATCATGCTTCAGGCTATCCTCGGCCACGCCACCTACAGCGGTGTCGCCCGCGAGACGCCCCTCGCGCGAGCGCTGTTCGCGGTCGATGAGCTGTCGGGTTTCGTGACCGCCGTCGCCTACGTCCGCCCTGACGGCCTCACCGGTATGACGCCAAAATCCGTCAAGAAGAAGCTGAAGGATCGGCTATTTGCCGCGGCCGTAAGCCGGGAAGATATCCAGATGGGGGTGGAGGAGATGGGGGTCGACCTGGACACCCACATCGAAACCGTGATCCGCGGCATGCAGGCAAACGCGGCGCGTATTGGATTCTGAGGAATGACCGACGACCCGACCCTCCCCATCGATGGCGCTTCGCCGCCCGTGACGCCGGCCACCCTCCGAGAGGCCGGCCTGCCGGAGGTGTCCGCTCTTCCCG
It contains:
- the radA gene encoding DNA repair protein RadA, which gives rise to MARSKTRFVCQQCGHTAPQWLGKCPSCEGWNTFVEEMTQAPVKARVSSLGMKSERPMKPLALKDIALTSESRIVTGVQEFDRVLGGGIMQGSFVLIAGDPGIGKSTLMTELARYVPDRRLLYVTGEESIRQVKLRAERLGVSSDNFFLFAETNVERIIAAVQEMQPDIMVVDSIQTIFRPDVQSAPGSVSQVRESAAALLQLAKENEIPTFIVGHVTKDGSIAGPRVLEHMVDTVLYFEGDRHHAFRILRAVKNRFGSTNEIGVFEMRAGGLLEVKNPSEIFLSERSFGASGSTVVCSLEGTRPILVEIQALVTSTSYNTPQRNATGFEARRLQMLLAVLEKREGLRLSTHDVFVNMAGGVRLEEPAVDLGVILAVASSFRDIPTDTGTVLIGEVGLGGEIRTVSQIEPRLNEAAKLGFTRAIIPENNKKGATIPKGLEVTGVERLSQVLDLVL
- a CDS encoding ABC transporter permease, translated to MSVVSLYMLDPIRALGRYTLLLTHAFESLNEFHTYRKNLFDQMVKIGIDSLPITALAAAFSGAVTTVQTAYQLVSPLFPKSIIGSIVAPSMILELGAVVTGFILTGRVGARIAAELGTMRVTEQIDALEAMGLNSIGYLIIPRVLAGVLMFPVLYIAAVLVGVGGGIAVAHLGGWVPAGEFVSGAREFFNPFDPVFGIIKSLVFGFVITSISCYKGYYTSGGAEGVGRSTTEAAVTSCVYILLADLVLAMTLL
- a CDS encoding ABC transporter ATP-binding protein, with product MIEAKNLFKSFNDRPVLEDVNMQIEEGETFAIIGRSGSGKSVLMKHLIGLLKPDSGEILIDGVDINKLDYRALRTVRRQFGVLFQGGALFDSMTSFENVAFPLATFTDKKPAEIARVVHECLEMVELEDVGNKMPSELSGGMKKRVALARAIALRPKYIFYDEPNTGLDPETSNTIDALISGLSDRLNVTSIVVTHDMHSVLSIADRAAFIHQGTIRWIGTVEELHASTDDVLLDFVKAHEYQIGGPRTSVATNPPSY
- a CDS encoding MlaD family protein; the encoded protein is MKYSNEFKVGASIVISVVVFILGSRFFDSIPLFRGTYDLYSSFENARGMVTGNAVRINGVSVGSVQDVELDPATNLVNIRIRLDSKISVPQGSYAEITGIDALSAVQLTIHPGPAGNPPIEPEGSIPSQGASDLLATMSERAPVLVERIDSVLVGLNATLTDTRGIIEPQGDLRLMLTSLRGSANELERLMVAERSRISRVLANVDTLTVTLGDVAGSANDSLAISLGHLNNLLARMDGNMAQLESTMASLDTIVGKIDRGEGTLGLMINDPSLYNNLDSTVQNMNALLVDFKQNPVRYMKALRIVDLF
- a CDS encoding HDIG domain-containing protein; translation: MPSYDDALTLLHTWTLSDSLCRHAYAVEASLGEYARLLGEDETLWRMTGLLHDMDYEKHPTPAEHPFVGVEVLRNAGYPEIMLQAILGHATYSGVARETPLARALFAVDELSGFVTAVAYVRPDGLTGMTPKSVKKKLKDRLFAAAVSREDIQMGVEEMGVDLDTHIETVIRGMQANAARIGF